The Flavobacterium sp. M31R6 nucleotide sequence TAATTTATAATTTCCTCTCTAATATTCAAATCCCCTTTAAGGAAACTATATCCTTTACCTAAAAACAAAAGTAAAACAAAGCCAATACATAAATTGATTCTTGACACAGTTTCAATTTTTTTTTGAAAAATTAAATCTACTATTTTCCTTTTATTTTTTTTCAGAATCTCTAATCTAGAATTAAATATACATAATTCATAAATTGCATTTGAAATTCTAAAAGTCAAATACTTATTTATTAAATCTTTATCTTCAACATGTTGTTCATTAATTAATTTTCTAGCTTTAGAAAAAAAAATGATTTTTGAATCTAGACTTGATTTTTTATTTTCAATATTTTGAGTAATGCTTTCATTTCCCCTTCTAATAGAAAAAAGAAAATCATTGGTGTAAATATACTTGGGAAAGTAAAGCAACATTCTGAAATGAAAATCTGACTCATGTGAATCACTTAAGTTTTCATCAAAAAGATCTTTTTGATGAAAATATTCTTTTCTCCACAAAGGAGCTCCTGTAAAAAAATAATGGTTTTTAACAAGGTAACTCAGTATAAGACTATGTTTTGGATTCCTATTAGCTCCATTTTTTGTTCGAATTTCTGAATCTTTATGAAATGTCAAAGATTGACTTGCGCAAAAATTCAGTTCATTATTATTCTCTAAAACCTCAACCTGTTTTTCCAGAAAATCAGGATGCATAATATCATCACTGTCAAACCATTTTACATATTCGCCTTTGCTCAATTCGAAACCATAATTTCTACAAGCATTAGCCCCTTTTTTTCTGTCTACTGGTCTTTGATGGTATTGAAACCGATTGTCTTTTTTTATGTAATTAGCAATAAGGGTAGCTGTGTCATCAGTACTCCCGTCATCTACAATAAGACATTCCCAATTTTTATGGTTTTGTGCTATTATGCTTTCTAGTGTCTCAGCAATTAGGTAGGCACGATTATAAGTAGGGATAATTATGGAGATTAATGGATTCACTTTTTACTTAAAATTTTATTTATTCAATTCTTTTTTTACCATTCTAACAGATTCCAACCACTGTAACCCATATTTATTATCCGGTTCTAAATAATTTCCTTCAGCCCATTCATTCCATGATTTAATCATAATAATTTGGGGATTTTCAGGGTTTTGCAATAATTTATTAACCGTTTTTCCTAAATGATTTTTCCAAGCATTAGGTGTCGCATTTTTAAAAATAAGTGATTTTTTTCCACTTCTTGCTGTATTATCCCAATTTGGAAAAACACAAGGAATATACTTTTTATGAGGAAAATCAATGTCGAATTTTGAAACTCCTTTTGTATAATCAAAAATTAAAGGCCTAGTCCTTTTATTAACTTCATGAGTACTATTCAACATCTTTTTTATTTTTCTTTCTATCCTACCTGCAATACTACTTTCATTTAAAAACAAATACTCTTTACCATACCTCATTCTGTGAAATACATCTATGCCAACTTTTCCATAAACAAATTTGTGTTCTGCAATTTCGTGTGGCCCGAGAGTTGAAATAAAATAAACCCCGTCAAAACCATTCTTAATCGCTAATGTATTAAATAAGTTTAAAAAAGAATCCAATTCAGGAATGTCATGCATTCTGTAGATATGAAACATCGGTTTATTGTCAACTTTTATATACCTTGAATCCTTAAAAAAAGGTAACAGATAATTAAAATAATCAATATAATCCTGCTCTCCATTATAAGTTTGTTCAATTAATACACTAGGATTATCCAGACCATGCCATATCCCTTTCCAAGTTTCATTTGCCCAACAAAAACAAAAAGGCAAATCTATATTTTCATCCTTAAGCATAGCTTCTGCTGGCTTTTCCAAAAGCATTTTCCCATTGCCAAACCAATATTGATAATAAATAAACCCATCAATACCATATTCTTTTGCCAAATTAGCCTGTTGCAATTGTACCTCTGGCATTCGCAAA carries:
- a CDS encoding glycoside hydrolase family 99-like domain-containing protein → MPQNIKFFAYYLPQYHPIDENDLWWGKGFTEWTNVAKAKPLFKGHYQPVLPGDLGFYDLRMPEVQLQQANLAKEYGIDGFIYYQYWFGNGKMLLEKPAEAMLKDENIDLPFCFCWANETWKGIWHGLDNPSVLIEQTYNGEQDYIDYFNYLLPFFKDSRYIKVDNKPMFHIYRMHDIPELDSFLNLFNTLAIKNGFDGVYFISTLGPHEIAEHKFVYGKVGIDVFHRMRYGKEYLFLNESSIAGRIERKIKKMLNSTHEVNKRTRPLIFDYTKGVSKFDIDFPHKKYIPCVFPNWDNTARSGKKSLIFKNATPNAWKNHLGKTVNKLLQNPENPQIIMIKSWNEWAEGNYLEPDNKYGLQWLESVRMVKKELNK
- a CDS encoding glycosyltransferase family 2 protein gives rise to the protein MNPLISIIIPTYNRAYLIAETLESIIAQNHKNWECLIVDDGSTDDTATLIANYIKKDNRFQYHQRPVDRKKGANACRNYGFELSKGEYVKWFDSDDIMHPDFLEKQVEVLENNNELNFCASQSLTFHKDSEIRTKNGANRNPKHSLILSYLVKNHYFFTGAPLWRKEYFHQKDLFDENLSDSHESDFHFRMLLYFPKYIYTNDFLFSIRRGNESITQNIENKKSSLDSKIIFFSKARKLINEQHVEDKDLINKYLTFRISNAIYELCIFNSRLEILKKNKRKIVDLIFQKKIETVSRINLCIGFVLLLFLGKGYSFLKGDLNIREEIIN